Proteins from a genomic interval of Candidatus Reconcilbacillus cellulovorans:
- a CDS encoding Ku protein yields MHTIWKGAISFGLVNIPVNLFAATEDRDVPLRMIHKTCGTPINYARKCRHCDAEVPADDIVKGYEYEPGRFVLLENEELEQLSEASREIRILDFVDLAEIDPIYFQKTYYLSPGPTGASAYRLLTKAMSDSGKIGVAKVSIRTKSSLAAIRVIGRGLALETMHFPDEIRPIAQVPNLPEPAEVNERELVMAKMLIEQLSSPFEPEKYTDDYRARLTELIDRKRAGQDIRVAPEPKRENVIDLMAALEASLEAIGRQRGRQRQTVAKPAGPAENAGAPSGSPAGRAEGTAAGTATGAGADADKRRTGGARRKRAKEPAT; encoded by the coding sequence ATGCACACGATCTGGAAAGGCGCCATCAGCTTCGGGCTCGTCAATATTCCGGTCAACCTGTTTGCGGCGACGGAAGACAGGGACGTTCCGCTGCGCATGATTCACAAGACGTGCGGAACGCCGATCAACTATGCGCGCAAATGCCGGCATTGCGACGCCGAAGTGCCCGCGGACGACATCGTCAAAGGCTACGAATACGAGCCGGGACGCTTCGTGCTTTTGGAAAACGAAGAGCTGGAACAATTATCTGAAGCTTCCCGCGAAATCCGGATTCTGGACTTCGTCGACCTGGCGGAAATCGACCCGATCTATTTCCAGAAAACGTATTACCTATCTCCCGGGCCGACCGGTGCGTCCGCCTACCGCCTGCTGACGAAAGCCATGTCGGACAGCGGCAAAATCGGCGTCGCCAAAGTGTCGATCCGCACGAAATCGAGCCTGGCCGCCATCCGCGTGATCGGCCGCGGGCTGGCGCTGGAGACGATGCATTTCCCCGACGAGATCCGCCCGATCGCACAGGTCCCGAACCTTCCCGAACCGGCCGAAGTGAACGAACGCGAGCTTGTCATGGCGAAAATGCTGATCGAGCAGCTGTCGTCGCCGTTCGAGCCGGAAAAATATACGGACGACTATCGGGCGCGCCTGACGGAGCTGATCGACCGCAAGCGCGCGGGGCAAGACATCCGCGTTGCACCGGAGCCGAAGCGCGAAAACGTCATCGACTTGATGGCGGCGCTGGAAGCAAGCCTAGAGGCGATAGGCCGGCAGCGCGGCCGGCAACGGCAGACAGTCGCCAAACCGGCCGGCCCCGCCGAGAATGCCGGCGCCCCGTCCGGCAGTCCCGCAGGCCGAGCCGAGGGAACGGCCGCCGGTACAGCCACCGGTGCAGGCGCGGACGCGGACAAACGCCGGACGGGAGGCGCCCGCCGGAAACGCGCAAAAGAACCCGCGACCTAA